In Methylacidiphilum infernorum V4, a single window of DNA contains:
- the feoB gene encoding ferrous iron transport protein B, producing the protein MALLKKDERAFKTEPVSKLFTFALVGNPNSGKTTLFNALTGLRQKIANYPGVTVEKKVGVFYNLHGEKCQIIDLPGTYSLLPHSPDEKITTEVLLGLREDTPKPDAVICIVDASNLERSLYLVSQILELELPVVVALNMIDELAAKGWEIDFKALSQKFNCPVVPCQANKKSGIVPLKVLLTKELVYSRSFILNYPDFIEKEIAALEELIRAHNRRPVERIVLLLLLTSPDPDETAKLFQLGFMAQAVKSSQEKIGKINPAWRDVVVRKRFTTLQNLLKGTVKKGVQLSRGLSDRIDRYVAHPFWGWLIFSFAMGLMFLAVFGMGSYPKDWIDEGIRKISEKIQDFFPPGELRDLICQGVIGGAGNVVVFLPQILVLFFFIGLLEDTGYMARAAFLMDKLMNAVGLHGKSFLPLLSSHACAIPGILSTRTIDSPKDRLLTILIAPFASCSARLPVYVLMCGVLFSQSSHSVLWSTLTIFFLYFMGIGGAFFFAWVFKNTLFKGRQPFLLLELPPYRRPSIKSIGLQMYERSLAFLKRAGTIIVAVSILLWFFSTHPKFQGESSSQTLSHSFAASIGHFIEPAIKPLGFNWKIGVGLLSAQAAREMFVSTMGIIYTGEETNEDILPLAQAMSNDKWPDGRKVFSPLSCLSLMIYFAFSLQCLSTVAVVRRETGSWKWAAFQFAYMTSFAYICSFLFYQMGLLLGFR; encoded by the coding sequence ATGGCCTTGTTGAAAAAAGACGAGCGCGCTTTTAAAACTGAACCTGTAAGTAAGCTTTTCACCTTTGCTCTTGTCGGCAATCCCAATAGCGGCAAAACAACCCTTTTTAATGCCCTAACAGGGTTAAGACAGAAGATTGCCAATTATCCCGGAGTCACCGTTGAAAAAAAAGTAGGGGTTTTTTACAACCTGCATGGAGAGAAGTGCCAAATTATCGACCTTCCGGGCACCTATAGTCTTCTTCCCCACTCACCGGACGAAAAAATAACTACCGAAGTCCTTTTGGGACTGAGAGAAGACACCCCTAAACCCGATGCGGTCATCTGCATCGTCGATGCTTCGAATTTGGAGAGAAGTCTTTACCTGGTCAGCCAGATTCTTGAGCTTGAGCTTCCCGTTGTCGTTGCTTTGAACATGATCGATGAACTTGCAGCTAAAGGATGGGAAATTGATTTCAAGGCTCTTTCCCAGAAATTCAACTGTCCTGTAGTGCCCTGCCAGGCCAATAAAAAGAGTGGGATTGTTCCCTTAAAAGTCCTATTGACTAAAGAGCTCGTTTACTCCCGGTCCTTTATTTTGAATTATCCCGATTTCATCGAAAAAGAAATCGCAGCATTGGAAGAGCTTATTCGAGCCCATAACCGGCGACCGGTCGAAAGGATCGTGCTCTTGTTACTTTTGACTTCTCCTGATCCGGATGAAACGGCCAAGTTATTTCAGCTCGGTTTCATGGCCCAAGCTGTAAAATCCTCTCAAGAAAAAATCGGCAAAATCAACCCGGCCTGGAGGGATGTTGTTGTAAGGAAAAGGTTTACCACTCTTCAAAACTTGCTCAAAGGGACGGTGAAGAAAGGAGTTCAACTCTCCAGGGGGTTAAGTGATAGGATTGACCGCTATGTTGCCCATCCATTCTGGGGATGGTTGATATTTTCTTTTGCCATGGGGCTGATGTTTTTGGCCGTCTTTGGCATGGGTTCTTATCCTAAAGATTGGATAGATGAGGGTATAAGAAAAATCTCTGAGAAAATCCAAGACTTTTTTCCCCCGGGAGAACTGAGGGATCTTATATGCCAAGGGGTGATTGGAGGAGCCGGTAATGTTGTTGTTTTTTTACCCCAGATACTCGTGTTGTTTTTCTTTATCGGTCTTTTAGAAGATACGGGATACATGGCAAGGGCTGCTTTTTTGATGGACAAGTTGATGAATGCCGTAGGTCTTCATGGAAAATCATTTTTGCCCCTGCTCAGCAGTCATGCTTGTGCAATACCCGGAATTCTATCTACTCGAACTATTGATAGTCCCAAGGATAGGTTGCTGACCATACTTATAGCCCCTTTCGCCAGTTGTTCAGCCCGTTTGCCGGTTTACGTGCTCATGTGTGGAGTACTCTTTTCTCAGAGTTCGCATTCTGTACTCTGGAGCACTCTAACCATTTTTTTCCTCTATTTTATGGGGATTGGAGGAGCCTTTTTCTTCGCATGGGTTTTTAAAAATACCCTTTTTAAAGGCAGGCAACCTTTTTTGCTTTTGGAACTTCCACCCTACCGCAGGCCTTCTATTAAGTCTATTGGCTTGCAGATGTATGAGAGATCTTTGGCTTTTCTTAAAAGGGCGGGAACGATTATCGTTGCTGTTTCTATCCTGTTGTGGTTTTTTAGTACCCATCCGAAGTTTCAGGGAGAATCTTCCTCCCAGACCCTTTCTCATAGTTTTGCAGCGAGCATAGGTCATTTTATAGAACCAGCGATCAAGCCCTTGGGATTCAATTGGAAGATTGGAGTTGGATTATTAAGTGCCCAAGCGGCCAGAGAAATGTTTGTCAGCACTATGGGAATAATCTATACAGGAGAGGAAACCAACGAGGATATCCTTCCCTTAGCCCAAGCCATGAGCAATGACAAGTGGCCTGACGGCAGAAAGGTATTCAGCCCCTTGAGCTGTCTTTCTCTGATGATTTATTTCGCTTTTTCCTTGCAATGTTTAAGTACGGTTGCCGTCGTTAGAAGGGAGACCGGTTCTTGGAAATGGGCAGCATTTCAATTTGCCTACATGACTTCCTTTGCATATATTTGCTCTTTTCTATTTTACCAAATGGGTTTATTATTAGGTTTTAGATAG
- a CDS encoding FeoB-associated Cys-rich membrane protein has protein sequence MNWQSVVAAIIVFMSLVYLIRVFKNKGSGSCGCDKCMRDKKADPFP, from the coding sequence ATGAACTGGCAAAGCGTTGTAGCGGCTATCATCGTATTTATGTCTTTAGTGTATTTAATAAGGGTTTTTAAAAATAAGGGATCTGGAAGTTGCGGATGTGATAAATGCATGAGGGATAAAAAGGCGGATCCTTTCCCTTAA